The DNA sequence AACAAGGGAATATACATGGTCTTATAGGATCAGTAAGAGATATAACAAAAAGTAAACTTATTGAAGAAAGATTAAGAGATTTAAGTTATAAAGATATACTTACAGGATTATACAATAGAACTTATTTCGAAGAGAAGATATCTGAAATAAAAAAGAATGATAACTTTAGTATAGGAGTTGTAATAGGTGATATAGATGGACTTAAAAAAGTAAATGACACTTTTGGGCATATAGAAGGAGACAATTTTATAAAGTCAATTGCAAATATATTAAAAGAAACTTGTGGAGATAAAGGAATTGTATTTAGATGGGGAGGAGATGAATTTATATCATTACTTATTGATGGAGATGAAGATGATTGTAAAAAATATGTAGATGAAGTTAACTTAGTTTGTAAAAATAGATATTATAAAAATTTAAAAGTAAGCATATCTCAAGGATATTCTATATTTAATGAAAAAAGTAATATAGATAAGGTATTAAGGGAAGCAGATTTTATGTTATATAAAGACAAGAAGGAGCCGGCTAAATAAAAATTTAGGCGGTTTTGTTTTATTAGATTTTTTAGAATATGAAGTCATAGGGGAGATACTGATGGAAAATTTAGATGAAGTTATAAAAGAATTGCAGTATATATTAGGCGAACTATATTATAAGCATGGAATAGAAAAAGAAGTAGTATTACTTAGTCAATTATTGGATAAATTAATTTACTTAAAAATGAAAAAAATATAATTAAGATATAATAACTACAAAAAAATACAATATTCTACAAAAATAAAATGAAAAAGTGATTTTTATAAAATATAAATGTTATAATTTATTATAAAGAAAAAGCAATTATCATCAGGAGGTAGAAATATGGCATTAAAATCAAGAAAAATTGCAATCATAGGAACAGGATTAGTTGGTTCGAGTTGTGGATTTGCGTTAGTTAACCAATGTGTTTGTGATGAATTACTAATGATTGATATAAATGAAGAAAAAGCTAAAGGAGAAGCTTGGGATTTAGTACATGGTGTGGAATATATGTCTCAAAGAACAAAAGTAAGACAAGCTAAATTTGAAGATTGTAAAGATGTAGATATTATAATCTTTACAGCTGGAGCAGCTCCAAAGCCAGGACAAACTAGATTAGATACACTAGGTGTGAGTGCAGCTATATGTGATTCAGTAGTAAAGGAAGTTATGAAATCTGGATTTAATGGAATATTCGTAATAGCTTCAAATCCAGTAGATATAATAGCATATCATATATGGAAATTATCAGGACTACCTAAAAATAAAGTAATAGGAACAGGTACAACTATTGATTCTGCAAGATTAAAGAATTTCTTATCACAACATTTAGATGGAATTGATCCAAGATCTATACATGCATACTCTATGGGTGAACATGGAGATTCACAAATGGTACCTTGGTCAAATGTAAATGTAGCAGGTAAATCTCTATTAAAAATATTAGATGAAAATGAAAAGCTTAAGTCAGAGATGGATTTAGATGAATTAGTAGAAAAAACTGCAAAAGCAGGTTGGGAAGTTTACAATAGAAAAGGTACTACTTATTATGGTATTGCAGCTGCTGTCGTAGGTATAATAAAATCTATATTTAGTGACGAGAAGAAAATACTTCCAGTTTCATCTTTGCTTGAAGGAGAATATGGAGAGACTAATATATATACAGGAGTTCCAACTATAATAGGTAAAGATGGAGCAGAAAAAGTTTTTGAAATTGATATGACAGATGAAGAAGAAGCTAAATTTAAAAAATCAAATGATGTTTTAAGAGAATTTGCAAAAACTATAGGATATTAATATTTAAAATAAAAAAACACATTGAAAGATTTTCTTTCAATGTGTTTTTTTATTTTAATACAAACTTTTCTATAGCCTTAGCAACTCCTGAATCTGTATTTGGTGCTGTTATATACTGAGCTGATTTTTTTACTTTATCAATTGCATTTCCCATAGCAACTCCAATTCCTGCATATTCAATCATTGATAAGTCATTTTCGCTATCACCTATACACATAATTTCATCTCTTTTTAAATTGAAATATTTAGCAAGCTGGGATACGGCTTCTCCTTTAGAACTTCCTTTTTTCATAATCTCAAAATTATCATCCCAAGAAGATACTATTTCAAGTTCGGGATTCAATTTTTTTAACTCATTTTTAGCTTGTATTAATTTTTCTATATTATGTTTTTCTAAACAAACACCTTTTAAAAGTTCATTTGGATACATATTAAAAGCTTCATCTATACTATTTATAACTTTAAATTTAATCTTTTCATCATCTTTTAGACGGTTATTTAGAACTTTATAAATATGATCCTCTGGCAGTTCATCGGTTGATACAATTCCAAAGTTCGCAGTTAAATAAGAAAACAATCCATATTTTTTTGATGTACTTAGAAAATCTTTAACTTCATTAGGTGTTAAAGGATTGTTATAAATAACCTCACCATTACTTCCACCAATAAAAGCTCCATTAGATGCTATTATTGGTGTCTTTAACCCAATATCATCTGAGTATAATTTAGCACAGTTATAAACTCTTCCAGTAGTTATAGCAACATGAACCCCTTGGGAAACAGCCTTTTTAATAGCAGATTTATTTTCTTCAGATATATTTTGTTGGTCCATTAAAAGTGTACCATCCATATCTATACATATTAATTTTATAGCCATATTTTACGCCTTCTTTCAAATGATTTTAAACAAAATTTTCTTTAAATTTATTATAATACCTATAAAAAAATAAGTTAAATAGAAATAATACATGATTATAATAGGAAAATTTTATTATATATAATAAAGCGTATTATATAAATATATAATGTAATAATGTACAAGTATATGTAAATTTAGCAAATTTCTAAATATAAAGAAATAAACGTTTTCTGTTTTTCGTTTTTGAGCAAGGGTATATGTCCTTATGTACAGATGATTTACTGTACACAACTTTTAGGAGGTGCTTGAAATGAATAAGAATTTAGAGTCACAAAGGAATCAAACTATAGGGGTTGGACCTAGGAAGGTAAGAAAAGTAAGAGCGGCTAAAGTAGATAAAACAGCTATAAGTCCATATAATCGTTATTGTGATGGATACGGAATGCCAGGAGCTTATGGAAACGGATATGTTTCAGTTCTTACAGTTTCTGTTGGAACAGTAAAAAAAACAGACGATTTCCTATTAGATGGAATAGTTTCATATGATAGAGCGGAGATAAATGATGCATATGTTGGTCAAATAAACATGCTTACAGCTTCATCTTTTTGTGGGATAGCAGGACAAATATGGGGGTATGATTTAGCAACACATCTTAATATAGCAAATGAAGAAGAAAAACCATTATTTGATGTTGAACAATTTGATGGAACACCACTTCATGTATATGATGCAAAACCTTTATTAGAAGCAGGCATTGAATTATTTGGTACAGAAAAAAATAGACGTTTCCCAACAGTACCAGGAGCTCATGTAATATGTGCAAATAAAAGTGTTACATCTTATAGACCAAAAGAAAATAGACCTTTAACAGAAGGAGAAGCTTACGGAGTTTGGTCATTTATAGCAATTTCATTATCAAACGACAGAGATAATTGTGCGGATTTATTTATAGAGGATGCGGGACTTTGGACAAAAAATGATAGTGAAGAAGATTTAAGAAAATTCTTAGAAAAACATAGAAAAGCAGTTGCTTGGTCAGTTAAAGAGTGCGGTAGAGATTCACATGTAGTATTTGACAGAACTTATGTAGGATTTGCATATACAATAATGAAACCGGGTGAAATAGGAAATGCATTAACTTGTGCACCATATGTAACTTTAGCAAGAGATGCAGTGCCTGAAAGCGGATTCTCAAGTTTAAATCAATTAACACTTAATGATTGGCTAGATGAAATGGACTTTAAACCATTAACAGAATGTACTCAAAAATAATTATTTTTAAGTACATTTTGTTAAGAGTTTAAATAGCAAAATGCACTTAAAGCTAGTAATTTTCATAAAACTTAATGAAATTTAGGAGGGCTATTATGAGCGATAAAAGTAGCAGTAGTAAAGCGAAAGATAATAGCACTAAAAAGCTTGGTGTAGTTGCTCTAGCAGGCGTAGTAATAAGTGCTATGCTAGGTGGTGGGGTTTATAATCTACCACAAAATATGGCTCAACATGCATCTGCCGGTGCAATATTAATTGCATGGATAATAACTGGTTTTGGTATGTGGTTTATTGCAAATACATTTAGAGTGCTTGCAGCAGCCAGACCAGATGTAACAACTGGTATATATGCTTATGGAGAGTTAGGATTTGGTAAATTTACAGGGTTTCTAATGGCGTGGGGGTACTGGATATGTAACTCTTTTGCTAATGTAGGGTATGCAGTACTATTAATGGATTCACTTAACTATTTCTTCCCATCATATTTTACAGGAGGGAATAACTGGTTATCTATTGTTTGTGGATCGATTGTACTATGGATTATTTATTTTGCAGTTTTATCAGGAGTTAAACAAGCTGCATTTTTAAATGTAATAGGAACAATTGGTAAATTAGTTCCACTGGCTATATTTATATTAGTATTAGCTATATCATTTAAAGTTTCACTTTTCTTTACAGACTTCTGGGGATTAAAAACAGTTGTATCAGTACATGATAGTGCTCTAGGTGGATTATTGCCTCAGGTTAAGAGTACTATGCTTGTAACCTTATGGGTATTTACAGGTATAGAAGGGGCAGTTGTTGTATCTGGTAGAGCTAAGTCACAAAAAGATGTTGGTAAAGCCACATTTTTAGGGTTCTTAATTTGTCTTTTATTATATACAGCACTTTCATTATTACCACTTGGTGTAGTTCCTCAAGGAACTGTATCAAAAATGGCGCCTCCATCAACTGCTGCAGTTTTAATGACTGTAATGGGTAAATGGGGTAGCATAATAATGAATATAGGTGTAATTATAGCAATTTTAAGTTCTTGGCTTATATGGACAGTTATGTTGTCAGAACTACCATACGCAGCAGCTAAAGGAGGAACATTCCCTAAAGTATTTACAAAAGAAAATAAAAATGAAGCACCATCATTTTCATTGCTTGCATCAACCATTGTAATGCAAATAATATTAATATGTGTTCACTTTACAGGAAATGCTTGGAATATGATGTTAAGTATAACAAGTGTTATGGCACTACCTTGTTATATTGCTTCAACTTTATATCTATATAAAATATCTTCAAAAGATGATACTTATCCTAAAAAAATATTTGCAAGTCGTACTTATGCATATGTAACTGCTATAATTGGTACTATCTATGGATTGTGGTTATTATACGCAGCAGGACTTGAATATTTATTAATATCACTTGTTATTTATGCGATAGGTATCCCGGTATTTAAAAAAGCAAGAAGAGAAACAGAACCAAATAAACCTGAATTTACTAAGATAGAAAGATATGTTGCTATAGGGCTAATAGTGCTTGGAATAGTAGGTTTAATATATTTATTTAAATTTATGTAATTTAAATAAAATAAAAAATAGGGATTAGATTAATCTAATCCCTATTTTTTATTTACGAAAAATTAACAGTTATTCAAGGTGATTCTATTTAATATTATTTATTATATTTAAATACTGAAAAATTTTAAGAATTTTATTGAAAATACATTTTAATATGAAGGTAAATAGACTAAAAATGAGTCAAATTACTAAATACACTTTAAAATGAGAAAATATTTTATATAGAAAAATTTGTACAAATACAGTAAGGATTAAATGGAGATTTAAATACTATCCTTTTAACCTTTTAAGCAATTATCTAATTATATCTAAAGCAAGTTCTCCGATTATTACCCCTAAAGCAACAATTAATATTTCTTTAATCATATATATCACCTCATAAATTTAATATGAACTAATATGTCCTTAAAATAAAAAATATATACACAATAAAAAAGCATTACTATAAGTTTATAGTAATGCTTTTTTATTAATTGAGCTCTGATATTGAGTTTTCAATATTTTTAAAATCTTTTTTACAATCATCATTATATGTTAAATCAACATCATCTAAAGAAATTACTTTTGTTTTATGTTTTATTTTATATCCTATATATAAAGCAAAGAATAATGGAATTCCAATATAAGAAGCTATTAAACTATGCCAGTCAACTCCATGTTCAGTTATGCAAGAATAACCTTGACCAA is a window from the Paraclostridium sordellii genome containing:
- the hdcA gene encoding histidine decarboxylase, pyruvoyl type, with the translated sequence MNKNLESQRNQTIGVGPRKVRKVRAAKVDKTAISPYNRYCDGYGMPGAYGNGYVSVLTVSVGTVKKTDDFLLDGIVSYDRAEINDAYVGQINMLTASSFCGIAGQIWGYDLATHLNIANEEEKPLFDVEQFDGTPLHVYDAKPLLEAGIELFGTEKNRRFPTVPGAHVICANKSVTSYRPKENRPLTEGEAYGVWSFIAISLSNDRDNCADLFIEDAGLWTKNDSEEDLRKFLEKHRKAVAWSVKECGRDSHVVFDRTYVGFAYTIMKPGEIGNALTCAPYVTLARDAVPESGFSSLNQLTLNDWLDEMDFKPLTECTQK
- a CDS encoding L-lactate dehydrogenase, whose amino-acid sequence is MALKSRKIAIIGTGLVGSSCGFALVNQCVCDELLMIDINEEKAKGEAWDLVHGVEYMSQRTKVRQAKFEDCKDVDIIIFTAGAAPKPGQTRLDTLGVSAAICDSVVKEVMKSGFNGIFVIASNPVDIIAYHIWKLSGLPKNKVIGTGTTIDSARLKNFLSQHLDGIDPRSIHAYSMGEHGDSQMVPWSNVNVAGKSLLKILDENEKLKSEMDLDELVEKTAKAGWEVYNRKGTTYYGIAAAVVGIIKSIFSDEKKILPVSSLLEGEYGETNIYTGVPTIIGKDGAEKVFEIDMTDEEEAKFKKSNDVLREFAKTIGY
- a CDS encoding Cof-type HAD-IIB family hydrolase is translated as MAIKLICIDMDGTLLMDQQNISEENKSAIKKAVSQGVHVAITTGRVYNCAKLYSDDIGLKTPIIASNGAFIGGSNGEVIYNNPLTPNEVKDFLSTSKKYGLFSYLTANFGIVSTDELPEDHIYKVLNNRLKDDEKIKFKVINSIDEAFNMYPNELLKGVCLEKHNIEKLIQAKNELKKLNPELEIVSSWDDNFEIMKKGSSKGEAVSQLAKYFNLKRDEIMCIGDSENDLSMIEYAGIGVAMGNAIDKVKKSAQYITAPNTDSGVAKAIEKFVLK
- a CDS encoding basic amino acid/polyamine antiporter, encoding MSDKSSSSKAKDNSTKKLGVVALAGVVISAMLGGGVYNLPQNMAQHASAGAILIAWIITGFGMWFIANTFRVLAAARPDVTTGIYAYGELGFGKFTGFLMAWGYWICNSFANVGYAVLLMDSLNYFFPSYFTGGNNWLSIVCGSIVLWIIYFAVLSGVKQAAFLNVIGTIGKLVPLAIFILVLAISFKVSLFFTDFWGLKTVVSVHDSALGGLLPQVKSTMLVTLWVFTGIEGAVVVSGRAKSQKDVGKATFLGFLICLLLYTALSLLPLGVVPQGTVSKMAPPSTAAVLMTVMGKWGSIIMNIGVIIAILSSWLIWTVMLSELPYAAAKGGTFPKVFTKENKNEAPSFSLLASTIVMQIILICVHFTGNAWNMMLSITSVMALPCYIASTLYLYKISSKDDTYPKKIFASRTYAYVTAIIGTIYGLWLLYAAGLEYLLISLVIYAIGIPVFKKARRETEPNKPEFTKIERYVAIGLIVLGIVGLIYLFKFM